One genomic segment of Bifidobacterium breve DSM 20213 = JCM 1192 includes these proteins:
- a CDS encoding ABC transporter permease yields the protein MMARAALNNLANATVGRSAQIPHAARPSLGARCNRYRAALRLGWRDALRHKARTLLSLLLVMLPIAAMVASIGMTTTIPPTRSRALATIPADTQAVITATARPRTGQPFRQSPESGGVWQDDPSQQPASAAELAKILPQQDRLLPYWQSPELIAITGTALQPGEQTKAGIDVKSGNDIDLNAASTATMTEASPEALQRMLPKLVKGSAPQNNTQIVISRTLADNLGASLGSTVTFVAPPFDGWMSLDGRIGEAVADTQRAWTVSGLTDESEAAAWGLEGWMSAILESDGVGVDGHYLVIGPEPVTWAHTRSMNLLQAIVISRHVLTDGYPPASQLYPIQIDAATMLNHMVTVVITMLVGMLLVLFLVTPAFTVSADQSRRVLGLAAASGAAPRDLSRIISSQGLVIGAIGGVLGSALGFALTLAAGPAIGALRGSTPLEILHGFSWSSLPMGIVTAIIIGFAATIAPARHVARMHPVDALKDRPTREEIGYGESANGVDTKLRRNPLRLLRVAVGPILVLAAIVCAALSLTLPLPTLADHNPGAVPAGTEAHMALLVATILLAVIGLALSIRTFARWCGKASSQLNIGARLALRDAAEHHRRFVPAACAVLITMCIASYTLVITGSMVADQRNSTMTMTYGPSGMAIGADVHVSNEFDRAVVSDAIRRLGKETPIRAHYPVYTEDVKRWSKLNDTTEVDSDKLNAEHGYMYAAALLPAGHTCDNPTIQEQPDTSTWVGQDAASALYPNVPIRCVPINRSHQPTYSNILPSFRGVNLIMDGNAMRLSGFPNADEAAQVLDAGGVVVGDAGTIDAGGMVRVAISPNPAIANESQATHIEKRKAIYVRGAYPLVMSPATAQALGIKQLQYLGEYLDFAGGNSPITVKKASAYAIENLPLASTSTDGNRLPWGDNMALVPIGLLALLALMATLVSLLLARTQAQRDMATMVAVGAPPRFLRRYGLTQAAVILLAGAPVGVVSGVALGWLHVAWNRRIGVDGHWLETVPIWGLQAALAFGVVATGLLVAWLVTKPPRNLTRRSLD from the coding sequence ATGATGGCACGCGCAGCCCTCAATAATCTTGCCAATGCCACCGTCGGTCGCTCTGCCCAAATTCCCCATGCCGCTAGGCCAAGCCTTGGCGCACGTTGCAACCGGTATCGGGCCGCGCTGCGACTCGGCTGGCGCGACGCACTACGGCACAAGGCCCGCACCCTACTGTCCTTGCTGCTGGTAATGCTGCCAATCGCCGCAATGGTGGCCTCCATCGGTATGACCACCACCATACCGCCCACCAGATCGCGTGCGCTGGCGACAATCCCGGCTGATACGCAGGCGGTCATCACCGCCACCGCCAGGCCCCGCACCGGCCAACCGTTCCGGCAGTCACCCGAAAGCGGCGGCGTGTGGCAGGACGATCCCTCCCAGCAGCCGGCCTCGGCCGCCGAGCTTGCGAAGATTCTGCCGCAACAGGATCGGCTGCTCCCGTATTGGCAGTCGCCCGAACTCATCGCCATCACCGGCACCGCGTTGCAACCCGGCGAACAGACCAAGGCTGGGATCGACGTGAAAAGCGGGAACGACATTGATCTGAACGCAGCCTCCACCGCGACCATGACCGAGGCTTCACCTGAGGCATTGCAACGAATGTTGCCGAAGCTGGTCAAGGGTTCGGCGCCGCAGAATAATACGCAGATTGTCATCAGCCGCACATTGGCGGATAATCTCGGCGCTTCTCTCGGTAGCACGGTGACGTTCGTCGCTCCGCCGTTCGATGGCTGGATGAGCCTGGACGGGCGCATCGGCGAGGCGGTGGCCGACACTCAGCGTGCTTGGACAGTCAGCGGGCTGACCGATGAATCCGAAGCCGCGGCATGGGGCTTGGAAGGCTGGATGTCAGCCATATTGGAATCTGATGGCGTCGGCGTGGATGGCCATTATTTGGTGATCGGTCCAGAGCCGGTCACGTGGGCGCACACCCGCAGCATGAACCTGTTGCAGGCCATCGTCATTTCCCGCCATGTGCTGACTGACGGCTATCCGCCCGCATCGCAGCTCTACCCGATACAGATCGATGCGGCTACCATGTTGAACCACATGGTCACTGTGGTCATCACCATGCTGGTGGGTATGTTGCTGGTACTGTTTCTGGTCACGCCCGCGTTTACGGTGTCGGCAGATCAGTCACGTCGTGTGCTTGGGCTCGCGGCCGCATCCGGTGCTGCACCACGTGACCTCAGTCGAATCATTTCCTCGCAAGGTCTCGTTATCGGCGCCATCGGTGGCGTGCTGGGCTCGGCATTGGGATTCGCGCTTACCTTGGCGGCCGGCCCTGCGATAGGTGCATTGCGCGGATCCACGCCGCTGGAGATCCTGCACGGATTCTCGTGGAGCTCGCTGCCGATGGGTATTGTCACGGCAATCATCATTGGATTTGCCGCGACGATTGCGCCGGCTCGGCATGTGGCGCGTATGCATCCAGTCGATGCGTTGAAGGATCGCCCGACAAGAGAGGAAATCGGCTACGGTGAATCCGCGAATGGCGTGGATACGAAGCTTCGCCGTAATCCTTTGAGACTGCTCCGTGTTGCGGTTGGTCCGATTCTGGTCTTGGCCGCCATCGTATGCGCCGCGCTCAGTCTGACATTGCCATTGCCCACGCTGGCCGATCACAATCCGGGCGCGGTTCCGGCCGGAACCGAAGCGCATATGGCTCTGCTTGTTGCCACGATTTTGTTGGCTGTCATAGGGCTTGCGTTGTCGATTCGCACTTTTGCACGGTGGTGCGGCAAAGCGAGTTCCCAACTGAACATCGGCGCACGCCTGGCACTCAGGGATGCAGCCGAGCATCATCGACGGTTCGTTCCGGCGGCATGCGCGGTGCTGATTACCATGTGCATCGCCTCGTACACACTGGTAATCACCGGCTCCATGGTGGCGGACCAGCGAAATTCCACGATGACGATGACGTATGGACCGTCGGGGATGGCCATTGGGGCCGACGTGCATGTCAGCAATGAGTTCGACCGTGCTGTGGTGTCGGATGCGATACGCCGGCTTGGCAAAGAGACACCGATACGCGCTCATTACCCGGTGTACACCGAGGATGTCAAGCGATGGTCAAAGCTCAATGATACGACCGAAGTCGATTCCGACAAGTTGAACGCCGAACACGGCTACATGTATGCCGCTGCATTGCTCCCGGCCGGTCACACTTGTGATAACCCAACGATCCAAGAGCAACCGGACACGTCCACATGGGTGGGCCAGGATGCCGCTTCGGCCCTGTATCCAAACGTTCCGATACGTTGTGTGCCGATAAACCGATCCCATCAGCCAACGTATTCGAATATACTGCCGAGTTTCCGCGGCGTGAATCTCATTATGGATGGCAATGCGATGCGTTTGTCCGGCTTCCCGAACGCGGATGAGGCGGCACAGGTGCTTGATGCGGGCGGTGTGGTGGTCGGCGATGCCGGCACAATCGACGCGGGAGGTATGGTGCGTGTGGCCATTTCGCCGAATCCGGCAATTGCAAACGAATCTCAGGCCACACATATCGAGAAGCGCAAGGCCATCTACGTGCGCGGCGCGTACCCGCTGGTGATGAGCCCGGCAACAGCACAGGCGCTCGGCATCAAACAATTGCAGTATCTGGGTGAGTATCTAGACTTCGCCGGTGGCAACTCCCCCATTACCGTAAAGAAGGCCTCAGCTTATGCAATCGAAAATCTGCCGCTAGCATCCACGAGCACTGACGGGAATCGCCTGCCGTGGGGTGACAATATGGCATTGGTGCCCATTGGCCTGTTGGCATTGCTGGCACTGATGGCCACGCTCGTTTCATTGCTGCTGGCTCGCACGCAGGCCCAGCGCGACATGGCCACGATGGTCGCCGTGGGCGCGCCACCCCGATTCCTCAGACGTTACGGCCTGACGCAGGCTGCGGTGATTCTGCTGGCCGGCGCGCCAGTGGGCGTGGTATCCGGCGTGGCGTTGGGATGGCTGCATGTGGCATGGAACCGCAGGATCGGCGTGGACGGTCATTGGCTGGAAACCGTGCCGATCTGGGGATTGCAGGCGGCGCTGGCATTCGGCGTAGTGGCAACCGGACTGCTGGTGGCGTGGCTGGTCACAAAACCACCGCGCAATCTCACCCGTCGTTCCCTCGATTGA
- the nadC gene encoding carboxylating nicotinate-nucleotide diphosphorylase, producing MLTQHIIHTAVEAALAEDAPYGDITCETTIPAGETGSAHLTARENGVMSGIEVFRAAFTTQNPAVTVTAAIKDGERFQAGQVLATVTGPVRDLLTAERIALNFTQRMSGIATMTAAFVDAVNAIYSDNYDGSVTRPHRYERTRIVDTRKTTPGLRPFEKYAVVCGGGHNHRYGLSDAVMMKDNHLAALAAHGIDLTGAIRHVREQVGHTTHIEVEVDSLEQIPAVLEGGADTIMLDNFSLDDTRRGVELIDGKAIVEASGNMNLERVPAVAAAGVDVISVGALTHSVRSIDLGLDWI from the coding sequence ATGCTTACGCAACACATCATCCATACCGCCGTCGAAGCGGCGCTCGCCGAAGACGCACCCTACGGCGACATCACCTGCGAGACCACGATCCCCGCGGGCGAAACCGGCTCGGCCCATCTCACCGCACGCGAAAACGGCGTGATGAGCGGCATCGAGGTGTTTCGCGCTGCGTTCACCACGCAGAACCCAGCCGTCACTGTCACCGCTGCCATCAAGGACGGCGAACGATTCCAAGCCGGCCAGGTGCTCGCCACCGTAACCGGTCCGGTACGTGACCTGCTTACCGCCGAACGCATCGCCCTCAACTTCACCCAGCGCATGAGCGGCATCGCCACCATGACCGCCGCTTTCGTGGACGCGGTGAACGCCATCTACAGTGACAACTATGACGGATCGGTCACCCGTCCTCACCGTTACGAACGCACCCGCATCGTCGATACGCGCAAAACCACTCCGGGCTTGCGCCCGTTCGAGAAGTATGCCGTGGTCTGCGGTGGCGGCCACAACCATCGTTACGGACTGTCCGATGCGGTCATGATGAAGGACAATCATCTGGCGGCGCTCGCCGCACATGGTATCGACCTGACCGGTGCCATTCGTCACGTGCGCGAACAGGTAGGCCACACCACGCATATTGAGGTGGAAGTCGATAGCCTCGAGCAGATTCCTGCCGTGCTCGAGGGCGGCGCAGACACGATCATGCTGGATAATTTCTCACTCGATGACACTCGCCGCGGAGTAGAACTCATTGATGGCAAGGCCATCGTGGAAGCCAGTGGAAACATGAATCTGGAGCGTGTTCCGGCCGTGGCTGCCGCCGGTGTGGACGTGATTTCCGTAGGCGCGCTCACCCATTCCGTGCGCAGCATCGACCTCGGATTGGACTGGATCTGA
- the typA gene encoding translational GTPase TypA, translating into MAVRGDIRNVAIVAHVDHGKTTLVNAMLQQSHVFSEREEVPDRVMDSNDLEREKGITILAKNTAVEYTGPLAAKYGHPEGITLNIIDTPGHADFGGEVERGISMVDGVVLLVDASEGPLPQTRFVLRKALEAKLPVILCVNKVDRPDARIEEVVGETSDLLLGLADDVQHEGIDLNLDQLLEMPVIYCAAKAGYASTNQPADGGLPDNDNLEPLFEAIISTIPAPEYEEGAPLQAHVANIDSSDFLGRLGLVRIYNGTLEKGKTYGLSRVDGSLENFRVSELLRTQGLDRIPVESAGPGDIVAVAGVNDIMIGETIVDPNDPKPLPLIHVDDPAISMTFGTNDSPLAGTEGKDHKLTARMIKDRLDRELIGNVSIKVLPTDRPDAWEVQGRGELALAVLAEQMRREGYELTVGRPQVVTKKIDGVVNEPMENTTIDVPEEYMGTVTQLMADRKGRMDGMTNHGSGWVRLQFTVPSRGLIGFRTALLSATRGTGISSSLSAGYAPWAGEITIRQNGSMVSDRQGVATPYAMQRLQARGNFFVEPQSPVYEGQVVGVNNKPDELDVNITLAKHMTNMRSATADVLETLTPPIKMSLEESLDFANEDECVEVTPESIRVRKIILGREDWYKWRAKQRRQNAAQQGK; encoded by the coding sequence ATGGCGGTTCGTGGAGATATCCGTAATGTGGCGATTGTGGCTCACGTCGATCACGGCAAGACCACCCTGGTCAATGCCATGCTTCAGCAGTCCCACGTGTTTAGCGAGCGTGAGGAAGTGCCGGATCGTGTGATGGATTCCAACGATCTGGAACGCGAGAAGGGCATCACCATCCTCGCCAAGAACACGGCAGTGGAATACACCGGCCCGCTGGCTGCCAAGTACGGCCACCCGGAGGGCATCACCCTCAATATCATCGATACCCCCGGCCACGCCGATTTCGGTGGCGAGGTCGAGCGCGGTATCTCCATGGTCGACGGCGTCGTGCTGCTCGTGGACGCCTCCGAAGGCCCGCTGCCGCAGACCCGTTTCGTGCTGCGTAAGGCACTCGAAGCCAAGCTGCCGGTCATCCTGTGCGTGAACAAGGTGGACCGCCCTGACGCCCGTATCGAAGAGGTCGTCGGCGAAACCTCCGACCTGCTGCTCGGCCTGGCCGACGATGTGCAGCACGAAGGCATCGACCTGAATCTCGACCAGCTGCTCGAAATGCCGGTCATCTACTGCGCCGCCAAGGCCGGTTACGCCTCCACCAACCAGCCCGCCGACGGAGGCCTGCCGGACAACGACAACCTTGAGCCGCTGTTCGAAGCCATCATCTCCACCATTCCGGCTCCGGAATATGAAGAGGGTGCTCCGCTGCAGGCTCACGTGGCCAACATCGACTCCTCCGACTTCCTCGGCCGACTCGGCCTGGTCCGTATCTACAACGGCACCCTTGAGAAGGGCAAGACCTATGGTCTGTCCCGGGTGGATGGCTCTCTCGAGAACTTCCGCGTCTCCGAACTGCTGCGCACCCAGGGCCTTGACCGTATCCCGGTCGAGTCCGCAGGCCCCGGCGACATTGTGGCTGTCGCCGGCGTCAACGACATCATGATCGGCGAGACCATCGTTGACCCCAACGATCCGAAGCCGCTGCCGCTCATCCACGTCGATGACCCGGCCATCTCCATGACCTTCGGCACCAACGATTCCCCGCTGGCCGGCACCGAAGGCAAGGATCACAAGCTCACCGCCCGCATGATCAAGGATCGCCTTGACCGCGAGCTCATCGGTAACGTGTCCATCAAGGTGCTGCCCACCGATCGCCCCGACGCTTGGGAAGTCCAGGGCCGTGGTGAGCTGGCGCTGGCCGTGCTCGCCGAGCAGATGCGCCGCGAAGGCTACGAGCTGACCGTCGGCCGTCCCCAGGTGGTCACCAAGAAGATCGACGGTGTGGTCAACGAGCCGATGGAAAACACCACCATCGACGTGCCGGAAGAGTACATGGGTACCGTCACCCAGCTCATGGCAGACCGCAAGGGCCGCATGGACGGCATGACCAACCACGGCTCCGGCTGGGTTCGTCTGCAGTTCACCGTGCCGTCCCGCGGTCTGATCGGCTTCCGTACTGCACTGTTGTCCGCCACTCGCGGCACCGGCATCTCCTCCTCCCTGTCCGCCGGCTATGCGCCGTGGGCTGGCGAGATTACCATCCGCCAGAACGGTTCCATGGTTTCCGATCGTCAGGGTGTGGCCACCCCGTACGCCATGCAGCGTCTGCAGGCCCGTGGCAACTTCTTCGTCGAGCCGCAGTCTCCGGTGTACGAGGGCCAGGTCGTGGGCGTGAACAACAAGCCCGACGAGCTGGATGTGAACATTACGCTGGCCAAGCACATGACCAACATGCGTTCCGCCACCGCCGACGTGCTTGAAACCCTGACCCCGCCGATCAAGATGAGCCTCGAGGAGTCCCTGGACTTCGCCAACGAGGACGAGTGCGTGGAAGTCACCCCTGAGTCCATCCGCGTGCGCAAGATCATCCTCGGCCGCGAGGACTGGTACAAGTGGCGCGCCAAGCAGCGCCGCCAGAACGCCGCCCAGCAGGGTAAGTGA
- the nadB gene encoding L-aspartate oxidase yields MSNVEIVVVGAGVAGLSAALAVAGTDHDVTLVTKTELVESNTYHAQGGIAAAIFSDDDPKLHAADTMAAGHGLCDPKAVDILTREGADRVREFAAAGVHFDRDAQGHMLRGLEAAHSRARVVHAGGDATGKVLELDVSAMVRENPRIHIIEHAFLKDLIVRDGRIAGVRLLIDGQDKDLAADRVILATGGAGRMYPYTTNPQVATADGVAAAWRAGAQVADLEFYQFHPTAMAVGEHFLVSEAVRGEGAVLLDEYGRRYMKDVDPRAELAPRDVVARENFRVMQRQGGKPVMLDASPMAKENPDLAAFLAHRFPTIDAYTRSLGFDWSKEPIPVAPAAHYYMGGIRTDLDARASIPGLYAAGECARTGVMGSNRLASNSLLEGLVYGRRAGLAAVADGDDTVWAPEPFLNSATGEAFTHKLIALKTPVLTSDDATADVWNRTRIQNTMWHGVGVLRDADGLQTAIAELGQGLATADAQADVADAEALENRNMLTVGYVAATAALARTESRGAHARTDYAEPQDEWAHSVAYIKD; encoded by the coding sequence ATGAGCAACGTTGAAATCGTCGTCGTGGGCGCCGGCGTCGCCGGACTGTCCGCGGCTCTGGCCGTGGCCGGTACCGATCATGACGTGACCTTGGTAACCAAGACGGAACTGGTGGAATCAAACACCTACCATGCGCAGGGAGGTATCGCCGCCGCCATTTTCTCCGATGACGACCCGAAGCTGCACGCGGCCGATACCATGGCGGCAGGTCACGGTCTGTGCGACCCGAAGGCCGTGGACATTCTCACCCGTGAGGGAGCTGACCGTGTTCGTGAGTTTGCCGCGGCCGGTGTGCACTTCGACCGGGATGCACAGGGGCATATGCTACGTGGCCTTGAGGCGGCGCATTCTCGTGCCCGCGTGGTTCATGCCGGGGGAGACGCCACAGGCAAGGTGCTTGAGTTGGACGTCTCCGCCATGGTGCGTGAGAATCCGCGTATCCATATCATCGAACATGCCTTCCTCAAAGACCTTATCGTGCGTGACGGCCGTATTGCCGGCGTCCGGCTGCTGATTGACGGGCAGGACAAGGATCTTGCCGCCGACCGCGTGATTCTGGCCACTGGTGGCGCGGGACGCATGTACCCGTACACCACCAATCCGCAGGTTGCCACTGCTGATGGTGTTGCCGCCGCATGGCGTGCGGGGGCACAGGTTGCCGACTTGGAGTTCTACCAGTTCCATCCCACCGCCATGGCCGTGGGCGAGCACTTCCTCGTCTCCGAAGCCGTGCGAGGCGAAGGCGCGGTACTGCTGGACGAGTACGGGCGCCGATACATGAAAGACGTGGATCCGCGTGCCGAACTTGCTCCGCGCGACGTAGTGGCCCGCGAAAACTTCCGCGTGATGCAACGTCAGGGAGGCAAGCCGGTCATGCTCGATGCCTCGCCGATGGCGAAGGAGAATCCCGATCTGGCAGCCTTCCTGGCCCACCGATTCCCAACCATCGACGCCTACACGCGCTCGCTGGGCTTCGATTGGAGCAAGGAGCCGATTCCGGTGGCACCGGCCGCGCACTATTACATGGGCGGTATCCGCACTGATTTGGACGCTCGCGCCTCGATTCCCGGCCTGTATGCTGCCGGCGAATGCGCCCGTACCGGTGTGATGGGCTCCAACAGGCTCGCCTCCAACTCACTGCTCGAAGGACTCGTTTACGGTCGCCGTGCCGGTTTGGCCGCAGTCGCGGACGGTGATGACACGGTCTGGGCTCCCGAACCGTTCCTGAACTCCGCCACCGGCGAAGCATTCACGCATAAGCTAATTGCATTGAAGACCCCGGTGCTCACCAGCGATGACGCAACCGCAGATGTGTGGAATCGCACCCGCATCCAAAACACCATGTGGCATGGCGTTGGCGTACTGCGCGACGCGGATGGGCTGCAAACCGCTATCGCCGAACTCGGTCAAGGACTTGCTACAGCAGACGCACAGGCCGACGTGGCCGATGCTGAAGCACTGGAGAACCGTAATATGCTCACCGTGGGCTATGTGGCCGCCACCGCCGCGCTCGCCCGCACCGAATCCCGAGGCGCCCACGCCCGCACCGATTATGCTGAGCCGCAGGACGAATGGGCTCACTCCGTCGCCTACATCAAGGATTGA
- a CDS encoding PadR family transcriptional regulator, with the protein MAIREALLALLERGPASAYQLKKDFDRTIGLTWPLNMGQVSTTLQRLNRDGLIEETAPTTSGSNDVGTAAAAPLWRLTNSGAQELDRWWRSPITPEQRGRDELVMKLAVAVEIPGLDVSELIQHQRHALQQLLHDITRLRRQTPPTELATRLVLDHHIFITEAELRWLDTVDETQLRAQLAQHPVSAPLTASSAALTATIQ; encoded by the coding sequence ATGGCAATCAGAGAAGCGCTATTAGCACTGTTGGAGCGAGGCCCGGCCAGCGCCTATCAGCTTAAGAAGGACTTCGACCGCACCATCGGTCTGACTTGGCCGCTCAATATGGGGCAAGTTTCCACTACGCTGCAGCGGTTGAACCGCGACGGATTGATTGAAGAGACCGCGCCGACTACTAGCGGATCCAATGATGTCGGCACCGCAGCGGCCGCACCATTATGGCGATTGACCAATTCCGGCGCCCAAGAGCTTGACCGATGGTGGCGCTCCCCCATTACCCCGGAACAACGCGGACGCGACGAACTAGTGATGAAGCTGGCCGTCGCCGTGGAAATACCCGGCCTCGATGTTTCCGAACTCATCCAACACCAACGCCACGCTTTGCAGCAACTGCTGCACGACATCACCCGACTGCGCCGGCAAACACCGCCCACCGAACTCGCCACACGTCTAGTACTCGACCACCATATTTTCATCACTGAAGCGGAATTGCGCTGGCTCGATACCGTGGATGAGACCCAGCTGCGAGCACAACTGGCGCAGCACCCCGTTTCGGCACCTCTCACGGCAAGCTCAGCCGCACTCACCGCCACCATTCAATAG
- a CDS encoding alcohol dehydrogenase, with the protein MTVKSNTDLRPWSHRQNVLVKVLITIAAGVASAFVGTFAHRMGAELNIPYGLVLAFLIIGLSTWCARSRMGVVGLALHLIASSLTAWGMALTTTSGKALIVAGFQGEMPFFAQHAGYIWLYGLILVQVILLVLPARWFSVMPKQSR; encoded by the coding sequence ATGACTGTGAAGAGCAATACCGATTTGCGTCCGTGGTCGCATCGTCAGAACGTGCTGGTCAAAGTATTGATCACGATTGCGGCGGGCGTGGCATCTGCCTTTGTGGGCACGTTCGCCCATCGTATGGGGGCTGAATTGAACATTCCATACGGATTGGTTCTTGCGTTCCTGATTATCGGCCTGTCGACATGGTGTGCCCGCTCACGCATGGGCGTGGTTGGTCTGGCTTTGCATCTCATCGCATCTTCCCTGACTGCCTGGGGCATGGCCCTGACCACCACCTCAGGCAAGGCGCTGATTGTCGCCGGATTCCAAGGCGAGATGCCGTTCTTCGCCCAGCATGCCGGATACATCTGGCTCTACGGCCTGATTCTCGTCCAAGTGATCCTGCTTGTCCTTCCCGCACGCTGGTTCAGCGTTATGCCGAAGCAATCCCGATAG
- a CDS encoding ABC transporter ATP-binding protein, with translation MTSPVLSSLPQSSPCALELHDVTRVHGKDARRVTALSHANLTLRPGEFVAIMGPSGSGKSTLLNLAGGLDVPTQGHVLVEGRDLATLSVAERAAIRRKSIGYVFQDFNLLPSLSAAENVSFPLELDGWNPRKAREAAMQSLNEVGVADMADRRPEDMSGGQAQRVAIARALVGPRRLLLADEPTGALDSNAGMTILEVLRTRADRGAAVLLVTHEPRFAAWADRTVFLKDGRIIDETGSSNMDDLLNLEERGA, from the coding sequence ATGACTTCTCCCGTTCTTTCTTCTCTCCCGCAATCTTCCCCATGCGCGCTGGAATTACACGACGTCACTCGCGTTCACGGCAAAGATGCACGTCGTGTCACCGCGCTCAGTCACGCCAATCTCACGCTTCGCCCGGGTGAATTCGTGGCCATCATGGGCCCCAGTGGTTCCGGCAAATCCACTTTGCTCAATCTTGCGGGCGGGCTCGATGTGCCCACGCAGGGGCACGTGCTGGTCGAAGGCCGCGATCTGGCCACACTGTCAGTGGCCGAACGCGCGGCCATCCGCCGCAAATCGATAGGCTACGTGTTTCAGGATTTCAATCTGCTGCCTTCCCTGAGCGCAGCCGAGAACGTGTCGTTCCCCTTGGAATTGGATGGCTGGAATCCCCGCAAGGCACGTGAGGCCGCGATGCAATCCCTCAATGAAGTGGGGGTAGCCGATATGGCTGATCGCCGACCTGAAGACATGTCTGGCGGCCAGGCGCAACGTGTGGCGATTGCCCGCGCACTGGTCGGCCCACGCCGTCTACTACTGGCCGACGAGCCGACCGGAGCTCTGGATTCCAATGCCGGCATGACGATTCTCGAAGTGTTGCGCACCCGCGCAGATCGCGGCGCGGCCGTACTGCTGGTCACTCATGAGCCTCGCTTCGCCGCCTGGGCCGACCGCACGGTGTTTTTGAAGGACGGCCGTATCATCGATGAAACCGGCTCCAGCAATATGGATGATTTGCTCAACCTTGAGGAAAGGGGAGCATGA
- a CDS encoding cysteine desulfurase family protein translates to MADTPNTSSEAGELYLDAAATEPVSLAVLEAMTPFLTDAYANPASVHQPGKTAARALDAARASFAAALGARPDDVIFTSGGTESDNLAIKGIAMARMRQLGLQPFYGLAEDDGEQFGTDLADPSALSQTGEQTTNHRPRIIISAIEHPAVAQSAAWLHEWFGFDVVHIPVDAQAHLDLDALEHELDGEAGERTALVSTMLANNEVGTVEPVEELVRIAHKHGVPIHVDAVQAAGQIPIRFRDWDVDALSVSGHKFGTPKGLGALLVRGRTSIEPVLSGGGQERGLRSGTQNVAGAVALAIGLNESNARMQAHYRELVASRDMLIDAVRRVAPRADLTGDPERRLPGHASFIFPGVTGEALLVDLDARGIAASSGSACAVGRHEIPPTLLAMGLEPSIAKSALRMTFRTPLTREQVERISLAIEESYTDLTRY, encoded by the coding sequence ATGGCCGATACTCCCAACACGTCCAGCGAAGCCGGCGAACTGTATCTCGATGCCGCTGCCACCGAACCGGTGAGCCTGGCCGTTCTCGAAGCCATGACTCCGTTCCTGACCGACGCCTATGCCAATCCGGCCAGCGTGCACCAGCCCGGCAAAACCGCGGCCCGTGCGCTGGACGCGGCACGCGCATCGTTCGCTGCGGCATTGGGAGCCCGGCCAGATGACGTGATCTTCACCTCCGGTGGCACCGAATCGGACAATCTTGCCATCAAAGGCATTGCCATGGCCCGTATGCGGCAGTTGGGATTACAGCCGTTCTATGGACTTGCCGAAGACGATGGCGAGCAGTTCGGCACCGACCTGGCCGACCCGTCCGCCTTATCGCAGACTGGAGAGCAGACGACAAACCACCGCCCACGCATTATCATCTCCGCCATCGAACACCCGGCCGTGGCCCAATCGGCGGCATGGCTGCATGAATGGTTCGGTTTCGACGTCGTGCATATTCCCGTGGATGCGCAAGCACATCTCGATCTCGACGCGCTGGAACACGAGCTCGACGGCGAGGCGGGGGAGCGCACCGCGCTCGTCTCCACCATGCTGGCCAACAACGAGGTCGGCACTGTGGAGCCGGTGGAGGAGTTGGTTCGCATAGCCCATAAGCATGGCGTGCCCATTCATGTGGACGCCGTGCAGGCCGCCGGGCAGATTCCGATTCGTTTCCGCGATTGGGATGTGGATGCTCTATCCGTTTCCGGCCACAAGTTCGGCACGCCCAAAGGCTTGGGCGCGCTGCTGGTACGTGGCCGCACATCCATCGAACCAGTGCTTTCCGGCGGTGGGCAGGAGCGTGGCCTGCGCTCAGGCACACAGAACGTGGCCGGTGCAGTGGCGCTCGCCATCGGGCTCAATGAGTCGAATGCGCGCATGCAGGCGCATTATCGCGAACTGGTTGCCTCCCGTGACATGCTCATTGACGCGGTTCGCCGCGTGGCTCCCCGCGCCGACCTGACCGGCGACCCCGAGCGTCGCCTGCCGGGCCACGCCTCGTTCATCTTCCCCGGCGTCACCGGCGAAGCCCTGCTCGTCGATTTGGATGCACGCGGCATCGCTGCTTCGTCCGGTTCGGCCTGCGCGGTTGGACGTCACGAAATTCCGCCGACTCTGCTGGCTATGGGGCTCGAACCATCCATTGCTAAATCGGCATTGCGTATGACGTTCCGCACACCGTTGACCCGTGAACAAGTCGAACGCATCAGCCTCGCCATCGAAGAGTCCTACACCGACCTCACCCGATATTAA